CGGCGCACCGACGTCCGGCTGGTCGGCGCACCAGTCGGCCCCGCTCCCGTCCGCCGAGCGGGCGGCGACCCAGGCCATCGCCGTCAGCGCCATCCTCGGGTGGCTCGTCACCGCCGGCAACGACCACGGCGACGAGCGGCTCGGCGCCAGCGTCCGCTGGCTCGGGCGGGTGGCGGCGTGGGCGGTCCACCTCGTCTCCCAGGGCGCCCTCGTCCCGACCCTGCGCACACCGAGCCGGGCTCGGGCCAAGCGGGCCGGGGAGTCGGGGGTGGCGGAGCACAACGTCCGGTGGGTCCCCGCCACCGTCGACCAGTCACGCCTCGAGGAGCTCGCTGCCACCATGCCGGGCCCCGTTGCCGTCTTCGACGGCACCGACGCCCGGACCCTCACCTTGGCGGTGCTCGGCGGGATCGTCGACGCCATCGCCACCGATGCCGCGCAGCGCCTCGAGCTCCCGGCGCCACCGCCATCTCCCCGGACCCCAACCGCCATCGCCGAGGCCTTCCTCACCCGCCTCGACGGCTCGGCCTTCGAGGCTCCCACCCGTCCGGGAGCCGAGCTGGCCCGCCGCATGGAACGCTGGGCGAACCCCGTGACGAGTCCAGGCGACTCCCGGCTCGTGGTGCAGCTCGATCCACCCGACAAGGACGGCGCGTGGTACCTCTCGGTGCTCGGGCCCGACCCCGACGGGGCCCTGATCCCGGTCGAGGTCGCCCTCGTCGACAGCAAGTCCAAGCGTCACCTCTCCGACGAGCTGGCCCGCCTCGAGCGCCTCCTGCCGGTGCTCCAGCGCCCGGGTGGGATCCGCCGGGGCCAGGTGTACCTCAGCCAGGACGAGGCCTGGGAGCTGATGACCGAGACCGGGCCAACCCTCTCGGCGGCCGGCTTCGACGTCAGGGTCCCGGCGCTCTCCCGGCGCCGGCCCAGCCCCGCCCTGCGCCTCGAGACCGAGTCGTCCGACGAGACGATGGTGGGGGCACACCAGCTCGCCGACGTGCGCTGGTCGGCCGTGTTCGACGACGTCGAGCTGAGCGCCGCCGAGATCGCCGCCCTCGCCAGCCAGGCCCGGCCCCTGGTCCGCTCGAGGGGCCGCTGGGTCGAGCTCGACCAAGCCGACCTCAAGGAGGCGGCGGCCGCTCTCGCCGAGCGCTCGGGGAAGACCCAGCTCACCGGGGCCGAGATCCTGCGTCACGCCATCGGCCTCGAAGGTGCCGGCCTGAGCGGTGGCATCTCGGTGCAAGGCAGCGGCTGGGCGGCCGACCTGCTCCGCAAGGCGGGCGAGGTGCAGGCAGAGCCGGTCACCTCGCCACCCGGATTCGTCGGCGAGCTCCGCAGCTACCAGGCCGAAGCGCTGGCGTGGCTGGCGTTCCTCGACTCGGTGGAGCTCGGCGGGTGCCTCGCGCTCGACATGGGCCTTGGCAAGACGCCAACCGTCCTGGCCCACCTCGGGCGCACGGCCGGCAACGGAGACGGCACCGCCCTCGTCATCGCCCCACCCGCGGTCGTGGGCAACTGGGCGGCCGAGGCCGCCCGCTTCACCCCCGACCTCAAGGTGGTCGTGCACCACGGCGCCTCGCGGTCGACCGCCGAGGAGCTCGAGGCCGAGGTCGCCGGCGCCGACATCGTCATCACCACCTACGGCACCGCCGTGCGCGACGTCGAGGCCCTGGCCCAGCACCACTGGGACCGGGTCATCCTCGACGAGGCCCAGGCCATCAAGAACCCGGCCAACGAGACCGCGCAGCAGCTGCGCCGGATCCCAGCCGACGTGCGCCTGGCCCTCACCGGCACGCCGATCGAGAACGGCCTCGGCGACCTGTGGTCCATCCTCGACTTCACCAACCCGGGCCTCGTCGGCACCCGCCCGGCGTTCATCGCCCAGCTCTCCGCCGACAAGGACGGTGCCCGCAAGGCGGGCGAGTCCGCCCTCAGGGCGCTCAACGGCATCCTCGTGTTCCGCCGCACCAAGGCCGAGCCGGTGGTGGCCCGAGAGCTGCCCGAGCGGATCGACGTGCTCGACCACTGCACGATGACCCCGGAGCAGATCGGGCTCTACCAGGCGGTGCTCGACCGTCTCACCGCGCCGGCCGAGCCAGGGGTGGAGCCCCGCCAGGGCGAGATCCTCGCCGCCATCACCGCCCTCAAGCAGATCTGCAACCACCCGGTCGCCTACCAGGACGACGGCGAGCCGCTCGCCGACCGCTCCGGCAAGCTGGCCCGGCTCGAGGAGATCGTCGACAACGTCTTCGAGGCCGGTGAGCGGGTGCTCGTCTTCACCCACTTCGCCGAGTGGGGCAAGCGCCTTGCCGGTCACCTCACCGACCGCACCGGCACGCCGATCGCCTGCTACCACGGCGGTCTGGCCCGCGGGGCCCGCGACAGCCTCGTCGCCGAGTTCCAGCAGGGCGAGGGCTCCGGCGCCCTGGTGCTGTCGCTCAAGGCCGGCGGCACGGGGCTCAACCTCACCGCCGCCAGCCACGTGGTGCTCTATGACCGGTGGTGGAACCCGGCGGTGGAAGACCAGGCGCGCGACCGCGCCTGGCGCATCGGCCAGACCCGCACCGTGGTGTCGCACCGGTTGGTCTGCCCGGGCACGGTCGACGAACGGGTCGAGGAGGTCGTGTCCGGCAAGCGCCACATCGCCGACCTCGTGCTGCCGAAGTCCAGCTCGCTCGCCGACCTCGACACCAGCCAGCTCCGCACGGCCCTCGGGCTCCGCCCCGACACCGTCCTGACCGACGACGGCTCGCCCGCCGGGGAGGTGGCGGCGTGAACCCGCCTCGTCGCAAGGGCAACCGCCGGCAACGGGGGCCGAAGCCGCAGCCGGTCGAGATGTGGCGAGCCGTGCCCGAACCGCCGCCACCGGAGCCCGTCCGCCCCGCAAGCGACCCCACCGCCCTTGTCCGGTCGCTGGGGACGCCCCCACTCACCGGCCAGGGCGCCGTGGCGGAGCACTACCTGGCTGCCGTGGTCGAGCGGGCGGCGGGCCTCGCCACCGCGCTGGCGGCGGCGGCGGACCTGCTCGCCCCTGACGACGACCTCGACGAGGCCGAGGACAGGACGGGGACGTAGAGCGAACGCCCTCGACCCACGAGAGGTCAGGCCGTCCGGCGAGTCGGGGAGGCGGCGCAGCAGGAGACGGTCCGACAGACGGCGAAGTGGGGAGACACACCCAAACTGCCGCCCGTGGACCGACGCACCGTGGACCGACCAATCGCCAGGTGGGGTCGAGTGCTCGCCGAGCGGACGACCAGCCACCCACAGCTCATCATCGCTCCCTTCGCGCTCGCGCTGCTGGCGGCCGGGCTGCTGGTCGCGGTCGACCAGCCGAACCCGACCGCCCCACCCGGACCGGTGATCCCCGTCCGCGTCACCGACCACCCGGTGTGGCCCGCGCCACCGGGCACCGGGCCCGGTGAGCTCCACGCCGCACCGCCGCCGCTCGCCACCCCCCCACCACCTCCGGACACGCTGGCACCGGCCGAGGCACCCGGACCCGAGCCCGAACCGGCAGGGGCCCCGCCGCCGGTGGTCAACAAGCCGCCCGACCGGCCGAACCGTGCGGCACCCGAACCCGCGCCCGACGCCGGGTCGGCAGCCGGTGGGCAGGCCAGCGCCGCCGTGCACCCGGTGGACTTCCCCGACCCGTTCGTCATCCGGGCCCAGGGGGCCTACTGGGCCTTCTCCACCCAGCGCGGCCTGCGCCAGGTGCCGACGATGCGGTCGGCCGACCTCATGACGTGGGAGGAGGAGGGCGACGCCCTCCCGCGCCTTCCCGAGTGGGCGAGCTTCGGGCACGTGTGGGCGCCGTCGTTGCTGGCCCGCGGCACCGGGTTCGTCATGTACTACACCACCAAGGACACCGCGACGGGCCTGCAGTGCATCAGCCAGGCGTTCAGCGTGATCGTCCAGGGTCCGTACCTCGACACCTCCGACGGGCCGATGATCTGCCAGACCGAGCGCGGCGGCTCGATCGACCCCGACCCCTTCGTCGACGCCGACGGCCAGCCCTGGTTGCTCTGGAAGAGCGAGGGGACCCTCCTCGGTGAACCCACCCGCATCTGGACGCAGCGGCTGGCCCCCGATGGCCGTTCCCTGCTGGGTGAGCCGACCCAGCTCCTCAGCCGCTCGCTCCCCTGGGAGGAGCCGATCATCGAGGGACCCGCCATGGTCCTCGTCGACGGCCGTCACCACCTCTTCTACGCCGGGAACCGGTGGGAGACGGGCGACTACGCCATCGGCCACGCCGTCTGCGAGACGGCGGCGGGCCCCTGCCGCCGCACCGGTCCGGCGCCGGTGCTCGCCAGCCGTCGCAACGAGGCTGGTCCGGGCAGCCCGGCGCTGATCGCGGCGCCCGACGGCGAGCTGGTGCTGGCCCACCACGCCTGGGACCCCGCCGCCATCGGCTACCCCCACGGCGCCCGACGCCTCCACGTCAGCGCGATCGCGTTCGAGGGTGACCGGGTCACGGTGGGTGGACCGTGGCGACCGGAGCCCTTCCGCCTGCTGTGAGCGGCGCCGGCGCGTGGCAGGCCGACGTCGAGGTCCTGCGACGCGAGACGCTCACCTGAGCGCAGCGCGGGTGGCCGTCAGCCGTGAGCCGCCCGGCGGAGACGGTCGGCGACGGCGACACCGAGGCCCTCTCCCTCCGGCGGCACCACCACGAGCAGGTCGAGGTGCTCGCCGTCGGCGGCGCGGAGCCAGCGGTAGAGCCATCGGGCGTAGGTGGCGACGTCCCCACCGGCGTCCCACGCCGCCACCGCGCCTGGCGCCTCCAGCCCGTTCGGCGACACGACACCGACCCGGCGGCCCCTCGCCGCCTCCGCCGCCACGCGGGCGAGCGCGGCCTCGCCGTCGAGCACCGCCAACGGTGTGGCCGGCGCGTAGTGCGAGGCGAGCATCCCCGGCGCCCGGGCCGGCCCCGACGGGGTGTGGCCGACCGGGCGGCCGAGCACCTCGGCCAGCTCCTCGGCGCTGACACCGCCGGGGCGCAGGACGGTGGCCGCACCGCCGACCAGCTCGACGATGGTCGACTCGACCCCCACCGTGCACGGCCCGCCGTCGACGACGAGGTC
This genomic window from Acidimicrobiales bacterium contains:
- a CDS encoding DEAD/DEAH box helicase; protein product: MQGAPGAAGTIPSTGSTGDVEAAVQAEADGVATPDELALLEANQDRWRVALERLLDDAEDDLDRVRDLRTPERDQVIADFEQERDRLTAALSRLTGEVHVDGETIVLEAPGEVRLQASWSSGRLVVWAAGAQAAPAGRDELAALIRAVGAPTSGWSAHQSAPLPSAERAATQAIAVSAILGWLVTAGNDHGDERLGASVRWLGRVAAWAVHLVSQGALVPTLRTPSRARAKRAGESGVAEHNVRWVPATVDQSRLEELAATMPGPVAVFDGTDARTLTLAVLGGIVDAIATDAAQRLELPAPPPSPRTPTAIAEAFLTRLDGSAFEAPTRPGAELARRMERWANPVTSPGDSRLVVQLDPPDKDGAWYLSVLGPDPDGALIPVEVALVDSKSKRHLSDELARLERLLPVLQRPGGIRRGQVYLSQDEAWELMTETGPTLSAAGFDVRVPALSRRRPSPALRLETESSDETMVGAHQLADVRWSAVFDDVELSAAEIAALASQARPLVRSRGRWVELDQADLKEAAAALAERSGKTQLTGAEILRHAIGLEGAGLSGGISVQGSGWAADLLRKAGEVQAEPVTSPPGFVGELRSYQAEALAWLAFLDSVELGGCLALDMGLGKTPTVLAHLGRTAGNGDGTALVIAPPAVVGNWAAEAARFTPDLKVVVHHGASRSTAEELEAEVAGADIVITTYGTAVRDVEALAQHHWDRVILDEAQAIKNPANETAQQLRRIPADVRLALTGTPIENGLGDLWSILDFTNPGLVGTRPAFIAQLSADKDGARKAGESALRALNGILVFRRTKAEPVVARELPERIDVLDHCTMTPEQIGLYQAVLDRLTAPAEPGVEPRQGEILAAITALKQICNHPVAYQDDGEPLADRSGKLARLEEIVDNVFEAGERVLVFTHFAEWGKRLAGHLTDRTGTPIACYHGGLARGARDSLVAEFQQGEGSGALVLSLKAGGTGLNLTAASHVVLYDRWWNPAVEDQARDRAWRIGQTRTVVSHRLVCPGTVDERVEEVVSGKRHIADLVLPKSSSLADLDTSQLRTALGLRPDTVLTDDGSPAGEVAA
- a CDS encoding glycoside hydrolase family 43 protein — its product is MDRRTVDRPIARWGRVLAERTTSHPQLIIAPFALALLAAGLLVAVDQPNPTAPPGPVIPVRVTDHPVWPAPPGTGPGELHAAPPPLATPPPPPDTLAPAEAPGPEPEPAGAPPPVVNKPPDRPNRAAPEPAPDAGSAAGGQASAAVHPVDFPDPFVIRAQGAYWAFSTQRGLRQVPTMRSADLMTWEEEGDALPRLPEWASFGHVWAPSLLARGTGFVMYYTTKDTATGLQCISQAFSVIVQGPYLDTSDGPMICQTERGGSIDPDPFVDADGQPWLLWKSEGTLLGEPTRIWTQRLAPDGRSLLGEPTQLLSRSLPWEEPIIEGPAMVLVDGRHHLFYAGNRWETGDYAIGHAVCETAAGPCRRTGPAPVLASRRNEAGPGSPALIAAPDGELVLAHHAWDPAAIGYPHGARRLHVSAIAFEGDRVTVGGPWRPEPFRLL